In Tubulanus polymorphus chromosome 8, tnTubPoly1.2, whole genome shotgun sequence, one genomic interval encodes:
- the LOC141909507 gene encoding RBPJ-interacting and tubulin-associated protein 1-like, with product MRNNNINAMPTKSVSDDLSVSGSRPASARGVSGAQAGNQPATPLATRSKRNSYKKVGETSYVDELLFGRPIAETSFEAPWGEQKDLRSARPLLWSPPSTGTGVNPRVRPKSSPRNQKKFRMTAHKDSYVDETLFGPAPVYCGWEAPWGERSPKTRPFLFSPTDYRVKKGWGSSAAGEVGPTATKQIPPQGMQRSKLDTALQIPEHSGADYWQRPAAPSSARSTARETKPALKPWR from the exons AtgagaaataacaatatcaaCGCCATGCCGACGAAATCAGTGTCAGATGATCTGAGCGTATCAGGCAGTCGGCCCGCGAGTGCTCGGGGCGTATCGGGTGCCCAGGCTGGTAATCAACCAGCTACACCTCTGGCCACGCGTTCTAAACGTAACTCGTATAAGAAAGTCGGCGAAACGTCGTACGTCGATGAATTGTTATTTGGTCGACCCATCGCAGAAACAAGCTTCGAGGCCCCATGGGGTGAACAGAAAGATCTGCGGAGTGCCCGTCCCCTTTTGTGGTCTCCGCCCTCCACCGGGACAG GAGTGAATCCCAGAGTCCGACCAAAATCTTCACCTAGAAATCAGAAGAAATTCCGGATGACCGCTCACAAAGACTCTTACGTCGATGAGACTTTATTCGGGCCGGCACCGGTTTATTGTGGTTGGGAGGCCCCTTGGGGCGAGCGCAGTCCAAAAACGCGCCCATTCCTATTCTCACCGACAGACTATCGCGTTAAGAAGGGCTGGGGCAGCTCGGCGGCTGGAGAGGTTGGACCAACAGCTACTAAACAGATTCCTCCCCAGGGAATGCAGCGATCCAAACTCGATACCGCGTTGCAAATACCGGAACATTCGGGTGCGGACTACTGGCAGAGGCCAGCAGCGCCCTCTAGTGCTAGGAGTACAGCGCGGGAAACTAAACCAGCGTTGAAACCCTGGAGATGA